The following are from one region of the Vicugna pacos chromosome 9, VicPac4, whole genome shotgun sequence genome:
- the LOC140698565 gene encoding uncharacterized protein encodes MRDRTQSETRQAHGSGRDSAQLQQRRDARRRPRRLRRLTRVRGRGRGRGRAARSGPAASGPASVCTASPGASGAGPARRRGRAPRRTSAVTMLPLSTIQGEDTDQVKTTPPEKGALPLENSDEPANNTSNKEGKMSAKLLPICPLPTVCFAYYLETDDSDSDSQSLPEPLKPDSDCTSPSKPGAEYEEIQTWECPLCCLSVLCLS; translated from the exons ATGCGGGACAGGACGCAGTCCGAGACCAGGCAGGCGCACGGCAGTGGCAGGGACAGTG CACAGTTGCAGCAGCGCCGTGACGCGCGCCGGCGGCCCAGGCGTCTCCGCCGCCTGACTCGCGttcgggggcgggggcgggggcgggggcgcgcggctCGGAGCGGCCCCGCCGCGTCGGGCCCCGCGAGTGTGTGCACAGCGTCCCCGGGCGCGTCGGGAGCCGGTCCTGCGCGGCGCCGCGGCCGAGCACCGA GGAGGACCAGTGCTGTCACGATGCTGCCTCTAAGCACCATCCAGGGCGAGGACACTGATCAGGTGAAGACCACACCACCGGAGAAAGGAG ccctgcctcttGAGAACTCTGATGAGCCTGCAAACAATACCTCCAACAAGGAGGGAAAGATGTCAGCCAAACTCCTGCCGATCTGCCCCCTG CCAACTGTTTGCTTCGCCTATTACTTGGAAACGGATGACTCTGACTCTGACTCGCAGTCTCTTCCTGAACCTCTGAAACCTGATTCTGATTGCACCTCCCCTTCCAAGCCGGGTGCCGAGTATGAGGAGATCCAGACCTGGGAGTGTCCCCTGTGCTGCCTCAGCGTTCTCTGCCTTTCCTAA